In a single window of the Delftia tsuruhatensis genome:
- a CDS encoding CaiB/BaiF CoA transferase family protein — translation MQQTNGLGHALDGLRVVDLSRILAGPWCTQNLADLGAKVLKIERPGTGDDTRAWGPPFVQAPGGEAVSAYFLSCNRGKQSVALDFTEPASHAWLLRQIRDADVLVENYKAGALARHGLDYAALAAINPGLIYLSITGFGQSGPLAHKPGYDYVFQGLGGLMGYTGVADGEPGAGPLRTGVAVVDLMTGMYATSAVLAAVVQRQRTGCGQHIDLALLDVAVAMNANQAANYLVSGENPRRTGNAHPNCAPYEVFACEDGHFILAIGNDGQFAALCSVLGTDWHLDARFATNAARLTGMAQLRPLLRAALGSWALQALTEALDTAQVPWGCINTLEQVFAHPQVRHRQMLQTVEHPQLGTLKLVRNPMVPAGSGAQVLPPPVLGGPPHGL, via the coding sequence ATGCAACAAACCAATGGACTGGGCCATGCCCTCGACGGCCTGCGTGTGGTGGACCTGTCCCGCATCCTCGCGGGGCCGTGGTGCACACAGAACCTCGCCGACCTGGGCGCGAAGGTGCTCAAGATCGAGCGTCCCGGCACAGGCGACGACACGCGCGCCTGGGGCCCGCCCTTCGTGCAGGCGCCCGGTGGCGAGGCCGTGTCGGCCTACTTCCTGTCCTGCAACCGCGGCAAGCAGTCGGTGGCGCTGGACTTCACCGAGCCGGCCTCGCATGCCTGGCTGCTGCGTCAGATCCGCGATGCCGACGTGCTGGTGGAGAACTACAAGGCCGGCGCGCTGGCGCGCCACGGGCTGGACTACGCGGCGCTGGCCGCCATCAACCCGGGGCTGATCTACCTGTCGATCACGGGCTTCGGCCAGAGCGGGCCGCTGGCGCACAAGCCCGGCTACGACTATGTGTTCCAGGGCCTGGGCGGCCTCATGGGCTACACGGGCGTGGCCGATGGCGAGCCCGGCGCGGGCCCGCTGCGCACGGGCGTGGCCGTGGTGGACCTGATGACGGGCATGTATGCCACCAGCGCCGTGCTGGCGGCCGTGGTGCAGCGCCAGCGCACGGGGTGCGGCCAGCACATCGACCTGGCGCTGCTGGACGTGGCCGTGGCCATGAATGCCAACCAGGCGGCCAATTACCTGGTCAGCGGCGAGAACCCGCGCCGCACGGGCAACGCCCATCCCAATTGCGCGCCCTACGAGGTGTTTGCCTGCGAAGACGGGCATTTCATCCTGGCCATCGGCAATGACGGGCAGTTCGCCGCCCTGTGCTCCGTGCTGGGCACGGACTGGCACCTGGACGCGCGCTTTGCCACCAATGCCGCGCGCCTGACCGGCATGGCGCAGCTGCGCCCCCTGCTGCGCGCCGCGCTGGGCAGCTGGGCCTTGCAGGCCCTGACCGAGGCGCTGGACACCGCCCAGGTGCCCTGGGGCTGCATCAACACCCTGGAACAGGTCTTCGCCCATCCGCAGGTGCGGCACCGCCAGATGCTGCAGACGGTGGAGCACCCGCAGCTGGGCACGCTGAAGCTGGTGCGCAACCCCATGGTGCCGGCCGGCAGCGGCGCCCAGGTGCTGCCGCCGCCCGTGCTGGGCGGGCCGCCGCACGGGCTCTGA
- a CDS encoding LuxR C-terminal-related transcriptional regulator: MHTHLLFQESTLPAPVLVVEDEPLIRQRLQSVLGQLGYTPDAMLFAGSVAQARACLAEPVALALVDLGLPDGSGIDLIAQMRGADPAMGILVISAWSTEDAILAALRAGATGYVLKERDDLEVSLSIRSVLRGGAPIDPFIARRVIAELQGSMPATAGDDPQAALSARESQILRLVAEGLTNREIAEQLHLSRYTVECHIKHIYRKLAVSSRTRAVSAARSRGLLG; the protein is encoded by the coding sequence ATGCACACCCATCTGCTTTTCCAAGAGTCCACGCTTCCCGCGCCTGTGCTGGTGGTGGAGGACGAGCCGCTGATCCGCCAGCGGCTGCAGTCCGTGCTGGGCCAGCTCGGCTACACGCCGGATGCCATGCTGTTCGCCGGCTCCGTGGCACAGGCCCGTGCCTGCCTGGCCGAGCCCGTGGCCCTGGCCCTGGTGGACCTGGGCTTGCCCGACGGCAGCGGCATCGACCTGATCGCACAGATGCGCGGCGCCGACCCGGCCATGGGCATCCTGGTGATCTCGGCCTGGAGCACGGAAGACGCCATCCTTGCCGCACTGCGCGCAGGCGCCACCGGCTATGTGCTCAAGGAGCGCGATGACCTGGAGGTCTCTCTGTCCATCCGCAGCGTGCTGCGTGGCGGCGCGCCCATCGATCCCTTCATCGCGCGGCGCGTCATCGCCGAACTGCAGGGCTCCATGCCGGCCACGGCAGGTGACGACCCTCAGGCCGCGCTGAGTGCGCGCGAAAGCCAGATCCTGCGCCTGGTGGCCGAGGGCCTGACCAATCGCGAGATCGCCGAGCAACTGCATCTGTCGCGCTACACGGTCGAATGCCACATCAAGCACATCTACCGCAAGCTGGCCGTTTCATCGCGCACCCGCGCCGTCAGCGCGGCGCGATCGCGCGGCCTGCTGGGCTGA
- a CDS encoding Bug family tripartite tricarboxylate transporter substrate binding protein, with the protein MTVRKIFLTASLLAAMPLAHASGAGSYPDRPVRLVVPYAVGGATDVIARVAARYLGETLGQPVVVENRPGAGGSTGSAYAAKQPADGYTLVMMVESSHAVNPNVYAKPAYDPVKDFTPITNIANVPGVMVVSAGSAYRSARDVSDAARAAPGKLNYGSSGNGGLSHLSGALFGSTTGTTLTHVPYKGLGPALNDLMAGQLDVVFDNMPSSGALIAGGQLRALAVSSPVRLPALPGVPTYAEAGLKPMNDMSWYGLGAPARLDPAILARLSEALRKTLQKPELIKTIEQQGAVVDFQEPAQFRQTVERSNRAWAQLIRDIGFEKL; encoded by the coding sequence ATGACAGTACGCAAGATCTTCCTGACAGCGTCCCTGCTCGCGGCCATGCCCCTGGCGCATGCCTCAGGGGCTGGCAGCTATCCCGACCGGCCGGTGCGCCTGGTCGTGCCCTATGCGGTGGGCGGCGCCACCGATGTGATCGCGCGCGTGGCGGCCCGCTACCTGGGCGAGACCCTGGGCCAGCCCGTGGTGGTGGAAAACCGCCCCGGCGCGGGCGGCAGCACGGGCTCGGCCTATGCGGCCAAGCAGCCGGCCGACGGCTACACCCTGGTGATGATGGTGGAGAGCTCGCACGCCGTGAACCCCAACGTCTACGCCAAGCCCGCGTATGACCCGGTGAAGGACTTCACCCCCATCACCAACATCGCCAACGTGCCGGGCGTGATGGTGGTCAGCGCAGGATCGGCCTACAGGAGCGCCAGGGACGTGAGCGACGCCGCGCGCGCTGCGCCGGGCAAGCTCAACTACGGCTCCTCGGGCAATGGCGGGCTCAGCCACCTGAGCGGCGCGCTGTTCGGCAGCACCACGGGCACTACCCTCACCCATGTGCCCTACAAGGGCCTGGGGCCGGCGCTCAACGACCTGATGGCGGGGCAGCTCGACGTGGTGTTCGACAACATGCCCTCCTCGGGCGCCTTGATCGCGGGCGGCCAGTTGCGGGCCCTGGCCGTGTCCAGCCCCGTGCGCCTGCCGGCCCTGCCCGGCGTGCCCACCTATGCCGAGGCCGGACTCAAGCCCATGAACGACATGTCCTGGTACGGCCTGGGCGCGCCTGCCAGGCTTGATCCCGCCATTCTTGCCAGGCTCAGCGAAGCCCTGCGCAAGACCTTGCAAAAGCCCGAGCTGATCAAGACCATCGAGCAGCAGGGCGCCGTCGTGGACTTCCAGGAGCCTGCGCAGTTCAGGCAGACGGTGGAGCGTTCCAATCGCGCCTGGGCCCAACTGATCCGTGACATCGGATTCGAGAAACTGTGA
- a CDS encoding enoyl-CoA hydratase — MYEVNFPTPQTAVLTITGGGPLNILGTPVIRALTAQLAELAERPGLHCLVLRGSGTRAFVAGADIREMASLDVASARAFISGLRDLCNAVRHFPVPVIARLQGHTLGGGLELAMAADLRIAADDAVVGMPEVKVGIPSVIHAAMMPAQIGGTRASWLLLTGENIAALQAERWGLLNECVPGDQLDARIAQIAEGLGQIGIAALRQQKRLLRRWEGMGVDSAITDSVAEFGAAFNTGEPQHHMNAFLERKQAKAQA, encoded by the coding sequence ATGTACGAAGTGAACTTTCCCACCCCACAAACCGCCGTGCTCACCATCACGGGCGGTGGCCCGCTGAACATCCTGGGCACGCCCGTGATCCGTGCGCTGACGGCGCAACTGGCCGAGCTGGCCGAGCGCCCCGGCCTGCACTGCCTGGTGCTGCGCGGATCGGGCACGCGGGCCTTTGTCGCGGGAGCCGACATCCGCGAGATGGCATCGCTGGATGTCGCCTCGGCACGCGCCTTCATCAGCGGGCTGCGCGACCTGTGCAACGCGGTGCGGCATTTCCCCGTGCCCGTGATCGCGCGTCTGCAGGGCCATACGCTGGGCGGCGGGCTGGAGCTGGCCATGGCGGCCGACCTGCGCATCGCGGCCGATGATGCCGTGGTGGGCATGCCCGAGGTCAAGGTCGGCATTCCCTCGGTGATCCACGCGGCCATGATGCCCGCGCAGATCGGCGGCACGCGCGCCAGCTGGCTGCTGCTCACGGGCGAGAACATAGCCGCCCTGCAGGCCGAGCGCTGGGGCCTGCTCAACGAATGCGTGCCCGGCGACCAGCTCGATGCGCGCATCGCGCAGATTGCCGAGGGCCTGGGCCAGATCGGTATCGCGGCGCTGCGCCAGCAAAAACGCCTGCTGCGCCGCTGGGAGGGCATGGGCGTGGATTCGGCCATCACCGACAGCGTGGCCGAGTTCGGCGCGGCCTTCAACACGGGCGAGCCGCAGCACCACATGAATGCCTTCCTGGAGCGCAAGCAGGCCAAGGCCCAGGCCTGA
- a CDS encoding LysR substrate-binding domain-containing protein has protein sequence MRYDLTDLKLFMAIAQAGNLSRASQARHLTPSAASQRLRNLEQALGCQLFTREHKGMRLTEEGHAMLEHARGIFAAIDGMEAEAALLGSSLQGKATLAANSSSLHGFIGPHIGEFLTAFPEVNLTLVEQTSETIAASVAEGEADLGIYAGEPMAGALACETFALDRLVVIAPPDHPLATRDDGMPQEGDGPSCRFFDTLSHAFVGMALTSSNYAFLREVAKRHGRPLRCRIHVDDFTSIVRLVSQGVGLAIIPHSIYRRLGTAHAVACLPLEETWARRPLQLVRSSERPLTPTAQRLRGFLKGLADEA, from the coding sequence ATGCGCTACGACCTGACCGATCTCAAGCTGTTCATGGCCATCGCCCAGGCCGGCAATCTCTCGCGTGCCAGCCAGGCGCGGCACCTGACGCCCTCGGCCGCCAGCCAGCGGCTGCGCAACCTGGAGCAGGCCCTGGGCTGCCAGCTGTTCACGCGCGAGCACAAGGGCATGCGGCTGACCGAGGAAGGCCACGCCATGCTGGAGCATGCGCGCGGCATCTTCGCCGCCATCGACGGCATGGAGGCCGAGGCCGCCCTGCTGGGCAGCAGCCTGCAGGGCAAGGCGACGCTGGCGGCCAACAGTTCCTCGCTGCACGGCTTCATCGGCCCGCACATCGGCGAGTTCCTGACCGCCTTTCCCGAGGTCAACCTGACCCTGGTGGAGCAGACCAGCGAGACGATTGCCGCCAGCGTGGCCGAGGGCGAGGCCGACCTGGGCATCTACGCGGGCGAGCCCATGGCCGGCGCCTTGGCCTGCGAGACCTTCGCGCTGGACCGCCTGGTGGTGATCGCGCCGCCCGACCATCCGCTGGCGACCCGGGACGACGGGATGCCGCAGGAGGGCGACGGCCCCTCCTGCCGCTTCTTCGACACCCTGTCCCATGCCTTCGTGGGCATGGCGCTGACCAGCAGCAACTACGCCTTTCTGCGGGAGGTGGCCAAGCGCCATGGCCGGCCGCTGCGCTGCCGCATCCATGTGGACGACTTCACCTCCATCGTGCGGCTGGTCTCGCAGGGCGTGGGCCTGGCCATCATTCCGCACAGCATCTACCGCAGGCTCGGCACCGCGCATGCGGTGGCCTGCCTGCCGCTGGAGGAAACCTGGGCACGGCGCCCGCTGCAGCTGGTGCGCTCCAGCGAACGGCCGCTGACGCCCACCGCGCAGCGGCTGCGCGGCTTTCTGAAAGGGCTGGCCGACGAAGCCTAG
- the mnmA gene encoding tRNA 2-thiouridine(34) synthase MnmA, producing MTKHRVVVGLSGGVDSAVTAHLLKQQGHEVVGIFMKNWEDDDDSEYCSSNVDFVDAAAVADVVGIEIEHVNFAAEYKDRVFAEFLREYQAGRTPNPDVLCNAEIKFKAFLDHAMRLGAEKIATGHYARVRQNPDTQLFELLKGLDPAKDQSYFLHRLNQAQLSKAMFPVGELKKTEVRRIAEEIGLPNAKKKDSTGICFIGERPFRDFLNRYISKEPGPILDDRNRKLGRHVGLSFYTLGQRSGLGIGGIKEKGAPRGGGDHAPWFVARKELDSNTLRVVQGHDHPWLLSQALLADQVSWVAGHAPAEGKAYGSKTRYRQPDSPALISGATPEGFRLDFPEAQWAVTPGQSAVLYDGDVCLGGGIIAAVDPADPPLTPGRAAAA from the coding sequence ATGACTAAACACCGCGTCGTGGTGGGCCTGTCGGGCGGTGTGGATTCCGCCGTCACGGCCCATCTCCTCAAGCAGCAGGGCCATGAAGTGGTCGGCATCTTCATGAAGAACTGGGAAGATGACGACGACAGCGAGTACTGCTCGTCCAACGTCGATTTCGTCGATGCCGCCGCCGTGGCCGACGTGGTCGGCATCGAGATCGAGCATGTGAACTTCGCCGCCGAGTACAAGGACCGCGTCTTCGCCGAGTTCCTGCGCGAATACCAGGCGGGCCGCACCCCCAATCCGGACGTGCTGTGCAATGCCGAGATCAAGTTCAAGGCCTTCCTCGACCACGCCATGCGCCTGGGCGCCGAGAAGATCGCCACGGGCCACTATGCGCGCGTGCGCCAGAACCCGGACACGCAGCTGTTCGAGCTGCTCAAGGGGCTGGACCCGGCCAAGGACCAGAGCTACTTCCTGCACCGCCTGAACCAGGCCCAGCTGTCCAAGGCCATGTTCCCCGTGGGCGAGCTGAAGAAGACCGAGGTGCGCCGCATCGCCGAGGAGATCGGCCTGCCCAACGCAAAGAAGAAGGATTCCACGGGCATCTGCTTCATCGGCGAGCGGCCATTCCGCGACTTCCTGAACCGCTACATCAGCAAGGAGCCCGGCCCCATTCTCGACGACCGCAACCGCAAGCTGGGCAGGCATGTGGGCCTGTCCTTCTACACGCTGGGGCAGCGCTCGGGCCTGGGCATCGGCGGCATCAAGGAAAAGGGCGCGCCGCGCGGCGGCGGCGACCACGCGCCCTGGTTCGTGGCACGCAAGGAACTGGACAGCAACACGCTGCGCGTGGTGCAGGGCCACGACCACCCCTGGCTGCTGTCGCAGGCGCTGCTGGCCGACCAGGTCAGCTGGGTCGCGGGCCATGCGCCGGCCGAGGGCAAGGCCTACGGCTCCAAGACGCGCTACCGCCAGCCCGACTCGCCGGCCCTGATCTCGGGCGCCACGCCCGAAGGTTTCCGGCTCGACTTTCCCGAGGCCCAATGGGCCGTCACGCCCGGCCAGTCGGCCGTGCTCTACGACGGCGACGTGTGCCTGGGCGGGGGCATCATCGCGGCCGTGGATCCGGCTGACCCTCCCTTGACGCCGGGCAGGGCCGCCGCGGCGTGA
- a CDS encoding Bax inhibitor-1 family protein: MNPNVLTPDSPQGAPFERRDFIVATYKHLGAAILAFVVLSALLMVSGFSGATARMLVASGSKFLWLGVMGAFMLVGWLASHLADNAESPQTQLMGLGLYVLAEGLIFAPMFGIAQLVAPGAIGAAAFITLLLVGALTWTAFTSKTDFSFLGGILKVVGLVALGTIIAGAIFGFKLGIWFSGIMVAFAGACVLYDTSRIIHDYPADRPAGAALHLFASIALMLWYVLRILISLASNDD; the protein is encoded by the coding sequence ATGAACCCGAACGTCCTGACCCCCGATTCGCCGCAAGGCGCCCCCTTCGAGCGCCGTGATTTCATCGTCGCCACCTACAAGCACCTGGGCGCGGCCATCCTGGCCTTTGTCGTGCTGTCCGCGCTGCTGATGGTCAGCGGCTTTTCCGGCGCCACGGCCAGGATGCTGGTCGCCAGCGGCAGCAAGTTCCTGTGGCTGGGCGTGATGGGTGCCTTCATGCTGGTGGGATGGCTGGCCTCGCACCTGGCCGACAACGCAGAGAGCCCGCAGACGCAGCTCATGGGCCTGGGCCTGTACGTGCTGGCCGAAGGCCTGATCTTCGCGCCCATGTTCGGCATCGCCCAACTGGTGGCGCCGGGCGCCATCGGCGCGGCGGCCTTCATCACGCTGCTGCTCGTGGGAGCACTGACCTGGACGGCCTTCACCAGCAAGACCGATTTCTCCTTCCTCGGCGGCATCCTCAAGGTCGTGGGACTGGTCGCGCTGGGCACCATCATCGCGGGCGCCATCTTCGGCTTCAAGCTGGGCATCTGGTTCTCCGGGATCATGGTGGCCTTCGCCGGCGCCTGCGTGCTCTACGACACCTCGCGCATCATCCACGACTATCCGGCCGACCGCCCCGCGGGCGCGGCACTGCACCTGTTCGCCTCCATCGCCCTCATGCTCTGGTATGTGCTGCGCATCCTGATCAGCCTGGCCAGCAACGACGATTGA
- a CDS encoding TetR/AcrR family transcriptional regulator: MARVRDPAGYDGQREMILSHAAQLFAQRGYAGTSMNEVAAACGVSKATLYHYVIDKHDLAVRIAEEHVLRLEALVNDTLQAHADPEQRLHALIRGFGREYAQAQNAHRVLTEDVRFLREEDQQRILDVERRVVAAFAQTIAQVRGEPADSALGKPLAMLLFGMINWTFTWLKPGGMLDHDAIGTMVSQLFFGGVRAVSAPDEKKPRKARQA, translated from the coding sequence ATGGCCCGCGTACGTGACCCTGCTGGCTACGATGGCCAGCGCGAAATGATCCTCTCCCATGCCGCCCAGCTGTTCGCGCAGCGCGGCTATGCGGGCACCTCCATGAACGAGGTGGCCGCCGCCTGTGGTGTCTCCAAGGCCACGCTCTACCACTATGTGATCGACAAGCACGACCTGGCCGTGCGCATTGCCGAAGAGCATGTGCTGCGCCTCGAAGCGCTGGTCAACGACACCCTGCAGGCCCATGCCGATCCCGAGCAGCGCCTGCATGCGCTGATCCGCGGCTTCGGCCGGGAGTACGCCCAGGCCCAGAACGCGCACCGCGTGCTCACCGAGGACGTGCGCTTCCTGCGCGAGGAAGACCAGCAGCGCATCCTGGACGTGGAGCGCCGCGTGGTCGCCGCCTTTGCGCAGACCATTGCCCAGGTGCGCGGCGAGCCCGCCGACAGCGCCCTGGGCAAGCCCCTGGCCATGCTGCTGTTCGGCATGATCAACTGGACCTTCACCTGGCTCAAGCCGGGCGGCATGCTGGACCATGACGCCATTGGCACCATGGTGTCCCAGCTGTTCTTCGGCGGCGTGCGCGCGGTCAGCGCGCCTGACGAAAAGAAGCCGCGCAAGGCCCGCCAGGCCTAG
- a CDS encoding citryl-CoA lyase encodes MATSQPPVTRLCSHTLTSLHYRDADLVEDLMGKKTFTEVMLMQILGRAPRPVDLRIADVVLIVLMEHGLTPSAIATRLIYMSAPENLQGAVASGLLAVGSSFVGTMENCSVLLDRIAAAADPDAEARAIAAHHKALRSPVPGFGHHLHKPVDPRAYKLLDMGRAEPELAGSRIRALEILSAAVDAAAGRPITINATGAVAALLGEIGVPTAVMRGFAVISRAAGLVAHVVEEQQSPSGRFIWETVEDAIPYAGRAVSANAA; translated from the coding sequence ATGGCAACCTCCCAACCCCCCGTTACCCGCCTATGCTCCCATACCCTCACCAGCCTGCATTACCGCGATGCCGACCTGGTCGAGGACCTGATGGGCAAGAAGACCTTCACCGAGGTGATGCTGATGCAGATCCTGGGCCGCGCGCCGCGCCCCGTGGACCTGCGCATCGCGGACGTGGTGCTCATCGTGCTGATGGAGCATGGCCTGACGCCCAGCGCCATTGCCACGCGCCTCATCTACATGAGCGCGCCCGAGAACCTGCAAGGCGCCGTCGCCAGCGGCCTGCTGGCCGTGGGCAGCTCCTTCGTGGGCACCATGGAGAACTGTTCCGTGCTGCTCGACCGCATCGCCGCCGCTGCCGACCCCGATGCCGAGGCCCGCGCCATCGCCGCGCACCACAAGGCCTTGAGAAGCCCCGTGCCCGGCTTTGGCCACCACCTGCACAAGCCGGTGGACCCGCGCGCCTACAAGCTGCTGGACATGGGCCGCGCCGAACCCGAACTGGCGGGCAGCAGAATCCGCGCGCTCGAAATCCTCTCGGCCGCCGTGGACGCCGCAGCGGGCCGGCCCATCACCATCAATGCCACGGGGGCCGTGGCCGCCCTGCTGGGCGAGATCGGCGTGCCCACGGCCGTGATGCGCGGCTTTGCCGTCATCTCGCGGGCCGCCGGGCTGGTGGCGCATGTGGTGGAGGAGCAGCAAAGCCCCTCGGGCCGGTTCATCTGGGAAACGGTGGAGGACGCCATCCCGTATGCGGGGCGTGCAGTTTCCGCGAACGCTGCGTGA
- a CDS encoding serine hydrolase yields the protein MASPILARRHLLGAALGAVATAGCNGEISWGDPIGPPGSDRVRRALDELDGLVRTQMRRTGVPGVAVAVVHEGRLVYARGMGVRRLGSALGVDADTVFQLASVSKSVGATVVAQQVGQRRVSWDTRVQQGLPWWTLEDADAAQRITVGDLYAHRSGLPGQAGDTLEELGYDQRQILERLRYLPLRPVGTRYAYSNFGLTTGAEAVAAIAGQSWAALSQQALYGPLGMTQTSSRFADFEARANRAAGHLRVNGVWQPGPVRRPDAQSAAGGVSSTVRDMARWMMMVLDEGRFEGRQVVDAQALRTALSPQMLQSPVGNGEPARYYGFGFNVGVSEAGRTTYSHSGAFGTGSATSFTVMPELKLGIVVLTNGMPIGLPEIVVSQFLDLVEWGRQRQDWEGIWTRRLAPIMQPHGALVGKTRPTFPRPPRPLGAYVGSYANRFYGPAQVGLQAGGAGLQISLGQQRIVLSHWDGDVFSFVPEGDSPGSLSQAVFDGNQLTLEYFDDVLTPAGVSAGIGRFSR from the coding sequence ATGGCTTCACCGATTCTTGCGCGCCGGCATTTGCTGGGCGCGGCCCTGGGCGCCGTGGCGACGGCCGGCTGCAACGGGGAGATTTCCTGGGGCGACCCCATCGGCCCGCCCGGCTCGGACCGGGTCCGGCGTGCACTCGATGAGCTCGACGGCCTGGTGCGCACCCAGATGCGGCGCACGGGCGTGCCCGGGGTGGCCGTGGCCGTGGTGCATGAAGGTCGCCTGGTCTACGCCCGGGGCATGGGCGTGCGCCGCCTGGGCTCCGCGCTGGGCGTCGATGCCGACACCGTGTTCCAGCTGGCCTCGGTCTCCAAGTCCGTGGGTGCCACCGTGGTGGCGCAGCAGGTGGGTCAGCGGCGCGTATCCTGGGACACGCGCGTGCAGCAGGGCCTGCCCTGGTGGACGCTGGAGGATGCCGACGCCGCGCAGCGGATCACCGTGGGCGACCTGTATGCGCACCGCTCGGGCCTGCCCGGCCAGGCGGGCGACACGCTGGAGGAGCTGGGTTATGACCAGCGCCAGATCCTGGAACGCCTGCGCTACCTGCCGCTGCGGCCCGTGGGCACCCGGTACGCCTACAGCAACTTCGGCCTGACCACGGGGGCCGAGGCGGTGGCCGCCATCGCCGGCCAGTCCTGGGCCGCGCTGTCGCAGCAGGCCCTCTACGGCCCGCTGGGCATGACCCAGACCAGCTCGCGCTTCGCCGACTTCGAGGCGCGTGCCAACCGTGCGGCCGGCCACCTGCGCGTCAACGGCGTCTGGCAGCCGGGCCCCGTGCGCAGGCCTGACGCGCAGTCCGCGGCCGGCGGTGTCAGCTCCACGGTGCGCGACATGGCGCGCTGGATGATGATGGTGCTGGACGAGGGCCGTTTCGAGGGCCGCCAGGTGGTCGACGCACAGGCGCTGCGCACGGCGCTGTCGCCGCAGATGCTGCAGTCGCCGGTCGGCAACGGCGAGCCTGCGCGCTACTACGGCTTCGGCTTCAACGTGGGCGTGTCCGAGGCGGGGCGCACCACCTACAGCCACTCGGGCGCCTTCGGCACGGGCAGCGCGACCAGCTTCACCGTCATGCCCGAGCTCAAGCTGGGCATCGTGGTGCTGACCAACGGCATGCCCATCGGCCTGCCCGAGATCGTGGTCTCGCAGTTCCTGGACCTGGTCGAATGGGGGCGCCAGCGCCAGGACTGGGAAGGCATCTGGACCCGGCGGCTCGCGCCCATCATGCAGCCCCACGGGGCGCTGGTGGGCAAGACCCGGCCCACGTTTCCCCGGCCGCCACGGCCGCTGGGCGCCTACGTGGGCAGCTATGCCAACCGCTTTTACGGCCCGGCCCAGGTCGGCCTGCAGGCCGGTGGCGCCGGGCTGCAAATCAGCCTGGGGCAGCAGCGCATCGTGCTCAGCCACTGGGATGGGGACGTTTTCAGCTTCGTGCCCGAAGGGGACTCGCCAGGCAGCCTGTCCCAGGCCGTCTTCGATGGCAACCAGCTCACGCTGGAGTATTTCGACGATGTGCTGACACCGGCCGGCGTCAGTGCGGGGATAGGGCGCTTTTCCCGCTGA